tttaccCGCACATTACCCAGCGGACACATGACGCCCCATTGTTTATACCCAACGCATTCGTTGCACACCTTGTGCACATTCTATAGATCGTTTACAAATTTATAGTGTATATGAATGTTGTTGGCACTGCTGTATACACAAAGCTCATTTATCAGCCTATCCAAATCCAATAATATAGTTTTATGCTGTAGGTTGTTCGACTTGCAATAAATGGTAcgctaaaagcaaaaaaaaaagatttcacCTATTCAAAGAAAGGTGCTATATACAGACTATTATTCCGATacaaaacattttcatattatGAACCGATCTTTTCAGCGCCTTAGAgcgcccaaatgtaggcaacagaCGTTATCTTATTATAAGTATACAGAAAATTAATGGAAGCTGTagtaaattttttcactcaaaTATGCGCCTGAAAAAGTGTTTTGTAGAGAATTCTTCTTCAgtactttaatatatgtaaataatggcTCAGCGGCAAAGCGTCTTTTTTGTTGGACGTTTATGGTGAACATGTTCTAGCAGAGCGAACGTGCCTAAAGTGGTTTGCACAATTTAAATGTGGCGATTTTGGCTGCTAAGGCGAAGAATTTCTTGTCGGCCGAAAACGTTTGAATATAAGAAACTGAAAGCATTACTCGACAACAAAGATTATTGCTAGATGCAAGAAAAGCTCTCAGAATCTTTGGCAGTCAGTTAAGCAGCTGTTGAAATCATCTGGATGTATTCAAAGGCAGGGGAATTGGGTATGATATGAGGAAAGGCCAAAATGCGCTAAAAATGGATGTTGGAAATGTATCTTGAACGCTACAACTGaagtaatttttgcattttgttgtcGCTGGTGATTAAAAATGGAACCATTACGACAACACTAAACGCAAAAAAATCATATGCGAGGCCTGGCCACCAAGTTAAATCAACGGTAAAGCCGAAAATCAATGGCGGCAAAATAATGGTCTGTATTTGAATGAATTAGAGGTGCGGGCTGTATTGTGAGCTTCTAAAACCGGATGAAACGCTACGGACAACAactcatcaaattgaaatgGATTTTTGCCAAAAAGCGCCCGGAATTTCCAACAAGAggcaataaattttcaataatgcaACGTTTGGCATAATGTTGCAGGACCGGTAAAAACTATTCAGAAAACAGCAGCTGGGAAGCTTTGCCTCTCCCGTCTTATTGCCAAGACCGTGTTCCTCCTGAGAAAAGTCTATCAAAAAATGGCTTGACGCACGCGGGAAGCGGACAAGCCGGCAAAGTTCTTTTGAAATGGAATCCACAAATTGCCCGAAAGAGGAAGAggacgtctcagatggtccatccgttgagtccaattttcgtttactcgtttgagcatttcgactagcaAGTGATGGTTTGCTCtgaggcctgaatcgaagcgggattgtccgcatagatttaagactttacatatctctaCAGGATAAATTCTAaagatgtgatatcacacgatcttggtggccaaacgactgacccaaaatgtgaaattttctgCTCAGCAAAGTGTTCTCCCTATAAAACCATTGATTGCTGCGTTATGTGAGAAGAGGCGCCgtcttgctgaaaccaaatgtcacggCTTCAAGCATCGAATAATCCTTTATCGCGATatagtcgccattgacggttacgatctcaccggcattatttttgaggaaatatgaacctacaaaccacacaaaaccgttgttttttctggatgaaatagcagctctagaatctcttcaggttgctgtTCGTCCCAAATTCggcaatttttcttatttacatacccattgagccagaaatgggtctcatcactgaacaaaatttgactcgtaaacgtcggatcttcttgaagcttttcaagagccttgatctattcggtcgaatattatctaataatgaatgtcGGGTGTCAAGATGCCTGATGATGTTGCGAGTCTTTCCATgacgaaatgccaaacaatactgaacaaagaTAACATGACAACTTAACACGACTCAAGCGTTGTCTGTCGaaaaaaggttattgaaaaaagtatttttacttGGAACACCcgttaaaagaaaatatgctaAAGTGTACGATGCAATAAATAGTAGAGCAAATGCATATATACTTAGCTTAACAACTCAAATGCATGCTGCGGCctcataatatatatgtatgttacatatgcatgtatgttatataaaaactttatataGGCTTTTGGACATTAGGTGCATGCGAGTGACATTCCTTTTGTTTATAGTGCATTTTCTGCTATAAATGTGTTTACATACgcacataactacatacatatgtatgttcgtatcGACATACCTCTAAATTAGCTCCAATTTGCGATCGGTAAACAATACGAAATTATAAATTACTTTTAGTTTCCACCATCCGCAAGCATgtctatacacacatacagttgcatttgtgtacatatatgtatgccgTTACCCTtgtgtttataaattttgtttacactaTCACTGTCATGTAATAATTAAGAAATCATTATTGACGCTCGATTAGCTGAGAAAATAATAGAGGAAAGAGGTTACCGGACGGAAGCCAAAAGCGATTTGCACTGCATATAAatgcagatacatatgtacatatatacagttatttCTTAGAACGTGAAAACgtacaaaaagaaaatcaaaagagGAATAAAGGAAAGTGAGAGTTTTTCGAGATTCAATATGTTTATCCTATGGTTGGTATGTATGAATGCATATACTTAAGTAGTAGCATTATAGCGGATATGGGCACCactggaaaataatatttataatattttcaaaatttataaaaaatcaaaatttaaatgtattgccttcttaaaattatttttattatttagaatattaaaagtgcttaaaaaatgtttgaattatttaaataaaatgaattaattaagTATTATTTGGCTTTACAAAGAAGACTAGGACAGAACTAGTGCAAATGCAATCCAtctttttgcatatattttattttctttttagattCAGCACAGCTCACTGTTTTTATTGGCCATAACTAATCACCTTTTCGATATTTGTATGCctcaaattgaaaaatacaGGCAGGTAAGGGATTTTCCAATATGTTTCTCTAAAGAAAATGTCCTTTCTAAGGACAATACACttttcccattaaatttaaagtttctgtgttttactttaaaaaagtgGGGGACGTCGAAATTGATCACCCTTTTGTATATAAACGATCAACGAGAcaagctgaatcgatttagccattgtCGACTGTCCGCCTGTCTGTTTGTATATCTAGATATCGCTATGAATTTTTCTACACGCCTTTTTCTCCCCAAAAACCTGCTCttttgtcgaaaccgccgatatggGATCAGTACTGTATACAGCTGTCATATAagctgatcaatcaaaatcaagataatgatatttttatacccttttataccATAAGAGATACACCTCTGAAGGGAGCTGTAGTAGGGTAGGTTAGGTGAGGTTGGATTGGTTTAAAATAGCTTAGGTATGATTAGATGATAAATATCATATATAATCACATTTGAAAACTCATATACCGAAAACCAAAAGCGTTTTGAATCCATCACAAATCTGCCTTGACGATTGCTATCAATTTCGTTTCCAACTCTTTCTTACTAGTTGTTACATCAAATgacgtatatttttatataattccacgactttttggcatattttatCTAAATCATAATTCAAATATCTCTCTTTACTTACAGAACGACCATAAATTAAACAACCAAACCAATGGCAGCACAACAACAGCGATGCTAGTCTTTCAAACACGGCAAAAGCCAAGCGCCGAGTTTAGAACAACTTTAAACGAAATTATATAACTAAATTCTTGctgttcaaatatatgtaaattcaaaTACTTTGAACCAAAATTCTAACCgcaaaaaatcacttttatgCCTACGAATCATAAAAAGTAaacatatttcattaaaattctaGCTGTGTAAAGAGCAAACACATATACGACattaaaaagccaaaaaaagcaacaactatGCAGCTTCGTAGTTTAGTGCAGCACAACTCGCACAGTAGAACGATTAGAGGCAGTCGGTGAAGCGCACATGCTTTATTAGtccaaaactaaatttaaatcaaatagatatataaatattattattaagtagAAGCAGCATTAGCATACatagacatatatatataaacgatacacacacatacttaaagCAAACCGCATAGATAAAGTAATTGTTATCAGAGCATTAAGTAATTAAAGCGAAAGGGCAAAATCGAGCGCTAACTAGTACGCAAAAtactttacaaatacatacatacatatacaaatataaatagcaACAAAGCACGAGCTTCCTAGTAGAGACCTCAGCAATTAGGAAAATATGAAAAGCGAAAATTAACACACAACAAAAAGCGTAAAACTattcaagcaacaacaaagtacaCACATTCATTGCGCCACACGCAGTTTTGTACATAAATCGAAAGAAAGAAAGCTGAATCCGGCAGCTGCAAGGCACCATACAAGCACAGAGTCGCATTGCAAAACATAGCATATTTACATAGAGAGTAAGCGCCATCAGCTTGTAAGATAAACTCACGTACTCACGTACTCACGAAATCACACGCTTCAATTGAGCCGGTGGGCGCACGCTTAATTTAGAAAGGAGTAGCAACGCAATCATCAACTGCAAAGCTTAAGTGAGCAGTCGCGCACAGCATCAGCAATCGCCGACACGCCTACAAACCACCCACACAAACACAGCCACGCAAGAGTTATAGAACACACACTCGCTAAAGTCCAAAGCAACCGTCCAATTTGCGAGCCACAACGGTGACAACGAAATACAAACCACCAAACGACGGTTGAACAGTTGCTGTTGTAGAGTTGACACGGTCGACTGCGAGAGCTTTACGCagcattactttacttatggcCAAAGAACGCGTACGCagcgtttaaaatttgcaaGGGAAACTTAAAACACCCATACACTAACGAAAGAAGAAGGAGAAGAGCACACGAGCACCGAAAATGGCGCTAATATTGTTAAACAGACAGCGGTCCAGTCGCGATCGCACACAATTGGCGATCTTCTGTCTGCTCTTGGTGTGCACAACAACGCTTAGACTTGTCCACGGCGCTGAGACGCCGAACAACGGTAGCAGCAATAATTTGGCTGCCGTTGGCAACAAACCAAATGATGATAAAGTGACTCGTAGTACGGACGTGGCGGGGGCCAACTCGGACGTGAGTGCTGTTGCTAAAGCCGGCGGTGCCGGTAGTGGTGGTGGAGGTGACGCGGCGGACGTTGGCGGTGACACACCGAAGGCAAATCAGAATAATAATGCTGGTGCTATAAGTAGCAATGATAATGGTGTTGTGGATGGTGAGAGTAAtgatgatggtgatgatgatgatggcaATGCTGATGATGCTAATGGTGGCGATAATGTCACCGCCTTGTCGCAGCACAGCGGCAGTTCATTGCAATGCAAAGACGGTCTGTTGCTTAAAGTTTGGATGCCAATTGACAATGTGAGTACCGGTGATCGCGTTGCGCGGGGCCTTGTGTACTTCCTGGCGATGTCGTATTTGTTCATTGGCGTTTCAATTGTGTCAGATCGTTTTATGGCGGCGATTGAAGTGATCACGTCCAAGGAGAAGGAGGTGGTTATCAAGAAGAAGGGCGGCGAGACACAGGTGGTAGTGGTGCGCGTCTGGAATGAGACGGTCGCCAATTTGACGCTGATGGCGTTGGGTTCCAGCGCACCGGAGATACTCTTGTCCGTTATTGAAATGTTTCAGAAGGGTTTCGAAGCTGGCGATTTGGGTCCGGGCACAATTGTCGGCTCAGCcgcatataatttatttgtcatAATAGCCCTTTGTATTGCTGTCATACCGAATGGTCAAGTGCGCAAGATCAAACATCTGCGGGTATTCATTGTAACGGCCGCTTGGTCTCTGTTTGCCTACGTTTGGTTGTACTTGATCTTGGCGCAGATTTCACCGGGGCGCGTCGAAGTCTGGGAGGGTCTattgacatttattttcttCCCCACTACCGTCCTGACGGCTTATATAGCCGACAGACGTTTGTTGATTTATAAATATCTGGACAAGAACTATCGCATGAATAAGCGTGGCGTTATTGTGAGCGCCGAGGGCGACGCCGTACTCGAGATGAATCGTCATGAGAGCATCAAGGAGCTGGCCGAGAATGAAGAGATGAAAGACTTCGAGGATGCACGACGTGAATACATTTCAACGCTGAAAGAACTGCGTAAGAAGTACCCACAAAGCGATCTGGAGCAATTAGAAATGATGGCACAGGAGCAATTGATTAATCGAGGCCCCAAATCACGCGCTTTCTATCGCATACAAGCCACCCGCAAGATGATGGGCAGCGGCAATATAATGCGCAAAGTGCAGGAACGTGCTCTCACCGATCTCAATGAGGTGAAAGCACAGCTGCAGCGCGTCGAAGTGGAGGCCGAAGACGATGATACGACGGTACGCATCTGCTTCGAGCCCGGCCACTACACTGTCATGGAGAGTTGTGGTGAATTTGAGTTGCGCGTTGTGCGTCGCGGTGATTTATCCGGTTATACGACCGTCGACTATCAAACGGAAGACGGTTCCGCCGAAGCCGGTAGCGATTATATTGGTAAGAAGGGTGTACTCACCTTTCCGCCGGGTGTCGATGAGCAACGCTTCAAAATCGAAGTTATCGACGATGATGTTTTCGAGCAAGACGAACATTTTTATGTGCGTTTAAGTAATCCGTCGGATCCGGCAATACTGGCTGTGCCCAAAGTGGCCACTGTTATGATACTCGATGATGATCATGCGGGCATATTTGCCTTCAATCAGAAGACGCATGATTTCGCTGAATCCATTGGTACATACGATTTGAAGGTGCAACGTTATTCGGGTGCTCGCGGCAAGGTGATCATACCGTTTTGGACAGAGGACGGTACTGGTAAGGCGGGCAAGGACTACGAACCAGTGCAGGGAGAGTTGGTGTTCGAAAATAACGAAACTGAGTAAGTCAtagaaagtaaaatattataaaataaaaacatgccCATATTTATGTGGAGTCCATGTTTCTTAAAAATCTGAAGACAAacaatcaaatataaataaaatgtcagaAATACTTATAAGAAAATGTCTGAAGAGCCACTAATAATGCATAAAATCTTCGAAAGATAAACTCATTAAGATCACCAATATGTACACAGTGAGATAATGATCGGTGGTCCTTACTTTAATTTCCACATCGATTTTTGGGGGAAGCTTAATTTTTCTAGGCTGTATTTCGAGTAGTTGAATGTTGTTGTAATAGCTGCCTAATTCCCGGTAGGAAGTTAAGGATTAggtaagttgtcgtcgacgacATCCAACgataggcccaggaaacgtgctgtttcgacaggGTCGGACCAAAGGTAGAAGGATGTCAGGTGAgtagggttagcagggcatgcaaagaggtgattAGTCTCTTCCGGGGACTCATTTTATGCTggacatatattatatatgtcaGAGTCTATTCTGAATAagtaacctgctacagtatgcAGAACAAAGCTGTGCAAGGGTCACACTTGTTTCTCGCGGCGATTTAACCTCTTCGTCAATGAGTGGTGATTtaactccaagtacgccattcactgagagggagtcggtgaaggtgatGGCTCTACTATGAATGGCGGTCAGTCCTTGTcagaagttagttgcgtccgaagtctggtcggagTATTGTTTGTTGTCGTCGACGTAgaatgacctcttgatgctcctaggtgGCGGTTCCGCTCtaagcaggtgactgcagggatCATTTCTGTGAAAACACACCAGAAGGAACTGCTTGAATAGCAGTTCATTATACTCCTTAACTGGGAGTATACCCAGTATACGGATGTACGGGCCTCACTGTGCAGGTATTCGAGGGGAGACATCAAGAAG
The sequence above is drawn from the Bactrocera tryoni isolate S06 chromosome 1, CSIRO_BtryS06_freeze2, whole genome shotgun sequence genome and encodes:
- the LOC120782744 gene encoding sodium/calcium exchanger 3-like isoform X2; the encoded protein is MALILLNRQRSSRDRTQLAIFCLLLVCTTTLRLVHGAETPNNGSSNNLAAVGNKPNDDKVTRSTDVAGANSDVSAVAKAGGAGSGGGGDAADVGGDTPKANQNNNAGAISSNDNGVVDGESNDDGDDDDGNADDANGGDNVTALSQHSGSSLQCKDGLLLKVWMPIDNVSTGDRVARGLVYFLAMSYLFIGVSIVSDRFMAAIEVITSKEKEVVIKKKGGETQVVVVRVWNETVANLTLMALGSSAPEILLSVIEMFQKGFEAGDLGPGTIVGSAAYNLFVIIALCIAVIPNGQVRKIKHLRVFIVTAAWSLFAYVWLYLILAQISPGRVEVWEGLLTFIFFPTTVLTAYIADRRLLIYKYLDKNYRMNKRGVIVSAEGDAVLEMNRHESIKELAENEEMKDFEDARREYISTLKELRKKYPQSDLEQLEMMAQEQLINRGPKSRAFYRIQATRKMMGSGNIMRKVQERALTDLNEVKAQLQRVEVEAEDDDTTVRICFEPGHYTVMESCGEFELRVVRRGDLSGYTTVDYQTEDGSAEAGSDYIGKKGVLTFPPGVDEQRFKIEVIDDDVFEQDEHFYVRLSNPSDPAILAVPKVATVMILDDDHAGIFAFNQKTHDFAESIGTYDLKVQRYSGARGKVIIPFWTEDGTGKAGKDYEPVQGELVFENNETEKFIPLGIIEEGSYEKDVLFYVNIGEPIIAPDNSIKTEALKFLNKFLGLIEAAEKKAPEELTEEDKMALLGRPKLGEVVRAELRIKESKEFKNTVDKLVQRANASLLIGTSSWKEQFADALTVTAGDDDGNGDGGEDDGPSSPSCFDYILHFLTLFWKIIFAFIPPTDIANGYLCFVVSICGIGMVTALIGDVASHFGCTLGVKDAVTAICFVALGTSLPDTFASKVAAIQDKTADASIGNVTGSNAVNVFLGIGVAWTMAAIYHESHGRAFRVEAGTLAFSVTLFLSGALIAVFLIMYRRKKSIGGELGGPSPQKYIHSAIFFSLWLIYLIMSTLEAYEVIQGF
- the LOC120782744 gene encoding sodium/calcium exchanger 3-like isoform X4; the protein is MALILLNRQRSSRDRTQLAIFCLLLVCTTTLRLVHGAETPNNGSSNNLAAVGNKPNDDKVTRSTDVAGANSDVSAVAKAGGAGSGGGGDAADVGGDTPKANQNNNAGAISSNDNGVVDGESNDDGDDDDGNADDANGGDNVTALSQHSGSSLQCKDGLLLKVWMPIDNVSTGDRVARGLVYFLAMSYLFIGVSIVSDRFMAAIEVITSKEKEVVIKKKGGETQVVVVRVWNETVANLTLMALGSSAPEILLSVIEMFQKGFEAGDLGPGTIVGSAAYNLFVIIALCIAVIPNGQVRKIKHLRVFIVTAAWSLFAYVWLYLILAQISPGRVEVWEGLLTFIFFPTTVLTAYIADRRLLIYKYLDKNYRMNKRGVIVSAEGDAVLEMNRHESIKELAENEEMKDFEDARREYISTLKELRKKYPQSDLEQLEMMAQEQLINRGPKSRAFYRIQATRKMMGSGNIMRKVQERALTDLNEVKAQLQRVEVEAEDDDTTVRICFEPGHYTVMESCGEFELRVVRRGDLSGYTTVDYQTEDGSAEAGSDYIGKKGVLTFPPGVDEQRFKIEVIDDDVFEQDEHFYVRLSNPSDPAILAVPKVATVMILDDDHAGIFAFNQKTHDFAESIGTYDLKVQRYSGARGKVIIPFWTEDGTGKAGKDYEPVQGELVFENNETEKFIPLGIIEEGSYEKDVLFYVNIGEPIIAPGLIEAAEKKAPEELTEEDKMALLGRPKLGEVVRAELRIKESKEFKNTVDKLVQRANASLLIGTSSWKEQFADALTVTAGDDDGNGDGGEDDGPSSPSCFDYILHFLTLFWKIIFAFIPPTDIANGYLCFVVSICGIGMVTALIGDVASHFGCTLGVKDAVTAICFVALGTSLPDTFASKVAAIQDKTADASIGNVTGSNAVNVFLGIGVAWTMAAIYHESHGRAFRVEAGTLAFSVTLFLSGALIAVFLIMYRRKKSIGGELGGPSPQKYIHSAIFFSLWLIYLIMSTLEAYEVIQGF
- the LOC120782744 gene encoding sodium/calcium exchanger 3-like isoform X1 codes for the protein MALILLNRQRSSRDRTQLAIFCLLLVCTTTLRLVHGAETPNNGSSNNLAAVGNKPNDDKVTRSTDVAGANSDVSAVAKAGGAGSGGGGDAADVGGDTPKANQNNNAGAISSNDNGVVDGESNDDGDDDDGNADDANGGDNVTALSQHSGSSLQCKDGLLLKVWMPIDNVSTGDRVARGLVYFLAMSYLFIGVSIVSDRFMAAIEVITSKEKEVVIKKKGGETQVVVVRVWNETVANLTLMALGSSAPEILLSVIEMFQKGFEAGDLGPGTIVGSAAYNLFVIIALCIAVIPNGQVRKIKHLRVFIVTAAWSLFAYVWLYLILAQISPGRVEVWEGLLTFIFFPTTVLTAYIADRRLLIYKYLDKNYRMNKRGVIVSAEGDAVLEMNRHESIKELAENEEMKDFEDARREYISTLKELRKKYPQSDLEQLEMMAQEQLINRGPKSRAFYRIQATRKMMGSGNIMRKVQERALTDLNEVKAQLQRVEVEAEDDDTTVRICFEPGHYTVMESCGEFELRVVRRGDLSGYTTVDYQTEDGSAEAGSDYIGKKGVLTFPPGVDEQRFKIEVIDDDVFEQDEHFYVRLSNPSDPAILAVPKVATVMILDDDHAGIFAFNQKTHDFAESIGTYDLKVQRYSGARGKVIIPFWTEDGTGKAGKDYEPVQGELVFENNETEKFIPLGIIEEGSYEKDVLFYVNIGEPIIAPDNSIKTEALKFLNKFLDDEMVGLIEAAEKKAPEELTEEDKMALLGRPKLGEVVRAELRIKESKEFKNTVDKLVQRANASLLIGTSSWKEQFADALTVTAGDDDGNGDGGEDDGPSSPSCFDYILHFLTLFWKIIFAFIPPTDIANGYLCFVVSICGIGMVTALIGDVASHFGCTLGVKDAVTAICFVALGTSLPDTFASKVAAIQDKTADASIGNVTGSNAVNVFLGIGVAWTMAAIYHESHGRAFRVEAGTLAFSVTLFLSGALIAVFLIMYRRKKSIGGELGGPSPQKYIHSAIFFSLWLIYLIMSTLEAYEVIQGF
- the LOC120782744 gene encoding sodium/calcium exchanger 3-like isoform X3 produces the protein MALILLNRQRSSRDRTQLAIFCLLLVCTTTLRLVHGAETPNNGSSNNLAAVGNKPNDDKVTRSTDVAGANSDVSAVAKAGGAGSGGGGDAADVGGDTPKANQNNNAGAISSNDNGVVDGESNDDGDDDDGNADDANGGDNVTALSQHSGSSLQCKDGLLLKVWMPIDNVSTGDRVARGLVYFLAMSYLFIGVSIVSDRFMAAIEVITSKEKEVVIKKKGGETQVVVVRVWNETVANLTLMALGSSAPEILLSVIEMFQKGFEAGDLGPGTIVGSAAYNLFVIIALCIAVIPNGQVRKIKHLRVFIVTAAWSLFAYVWLYLILAQISPGRVEVWEGLLTFIFFPTTVLTAYIADRRLLIYKYLDKNYRMNKRGVIVSAEGDAVLEMNRHESIKELAENEEMKDFEDARREYISTLKELRKKYPQSDLEQLEMMAQEQLINRGPKSRAFYRIQATRKMMGSGNIMRKVQERALTDLNEVKAQLQRVEVEAEDDDTTVRICFEPGHYTVMESCGEFELRVVRRGDLSGYTTVDYQTEDGSAEAGSDYIGKKGVLTFPPGVDEQRFKIEVIDDDVFEQDEHFYVRLSNPSDPAILAVPKVATVMILDDDHAGIFAFNQKTHDFAESIGTYDLKVQRYSGARGKVIIPFWTEDGTGKAGKDYEPVQGELVFENNETEKFIPLGIIEEGSYEKDVLFYVNIGEPIIAPDDEMVGLIEAAEKKAPEELTEEDKMALLGRPKLGEVVRAELRIKESKEFKNTVDKLVQRANASLLIGTSSWKEQFADALTVTAGDDDGNGDGGEDDGPSSPSCFDYILHFLTLFWKIIFAFIPPTDIANGYLCFVVSICGIGMVTALIGDVASHFGCTLGVKDAVTAICFVALGTSLPDTFASKVAAIQDKTADASIGNVTGSNAVNVFLGIGVAWTMAAIYHESHGRAFRVEAGTLAFSVTLFLSGALIAVFLIMYRRKKSIGGELGGPSPQKYIHSAIFFSLWLIYLIMSTLEAYEVIQGF